In Desulfuromonas sp. KJ2020, a single window of DNA contains:
- the dnaE gene encoding DNA polymerase III subunit alpha, which translates to MEHANFVHLHLHSQYSLLDGAIKIGDLIARAREYKMPALAVTDHGNMFGALEFYSKASAAGIKPIVGCEMYVAPGSRFDKSNARGSSEASYHLVLLCQNLTGYRNLCHLVSAAYREGFYYKPRIDWELLKERNEGLIALTACLGGEIPTLIGMNRMEEAAKRARAMADIFDDNRFFLELQENFLPEQEPVNKGLIQLSQELELPLVATNDCHYLTREDAYAHEVLLCIQTGKTMDDPNRMRFSNNEFYVKTPEEMTQLFRHVPEAISNTVAIAERCNLELDFSTYHFPQYEKPQDKSLDEVLAEDSRKGLDERIADIRKIRPDFSAEEEQIYRVRLERELDCIKQMGFPGYFLIVADFINWAKDNSIPVGPGRGSAAGSLVAFAIRITDIDPMPYNLLFERFLNPERISMPDIDVDFCIYGREDVINYVRQKYGEENVAQIITFGTMMAKGVIRDVGRALNMPYGDVDRIAKLIPGVLNITLKEALQQEPKLKELVEKDPKIKELFTIALALEGLTRHASTHAAGVVVTPKPLPEYLPLYTDPKSGGQVTQFPMSYVEKIGLVKFDFLGLKTLTVIDNAVRLIREGKDPQFDLRIIGDDDPDTYRLLSAGETTGVFQLESSGMKELLVKLKPNCFEDVIAICALYRPGPLGSGMVDDFIQRKHGRKAITYDFPQLEAILKDTYGVIVYQEQVMLIAQTLANYSLGGADLLRRAMGKKKPEEMAKQKDLFLKGAKENKLDPKKAEGVFDLMEKFAAYGFNKSHSAAYALVAYHTAYLKAHYPVEFMAALLTEDMENTDKVIKNISEVRSMGIEVLPPDINASDRSFTVHGRSIRFGLGAVKGVGTSALESIIEVRREEPYTSLHDFCERVDLRKVNKKVVEALIRCGAFDSLGGKRAQYMTVLEEAMDIGQKVQREKAMGQESLFGVNEIVSHNGNGYGELPAMDEWPEKVLLGFEKESLGFYITGHPLARHEDTIRRFATCDTSGLQERPDKSEVRVCGIVAGLKELTTKKGDRMAFVTLEDLGGFVEMVVFPETYAASMDLLKSEEPLLVSGTLDVGEDTCKLMANEVVSLREVKERQTKKVHFRVSSPGLEENQLRALRGIMERHRGECEPLVHLVIPNRSETTIRPVERLKVAASDQLMEEAEKLFGYKVVTFE; encoded by the coding sequence ATGGAACACGCGAACTTCGTTCATCTCCATTTACATAGCCAGTACAGTCTGCTTGACGGCGCCATCAAGATCGGCGATCTCATCGCCCGGGCCCGCGAATACAAGATGCCCGCCCTGGCGGTGACCGATCATGGCAACATGTTCGGGGCGCTGGAGTTTTACAGCAAGGCGTCCGCCGCCGGCATCAAACCGATTGTCGGCTGCGAGATGTATGTCGCCCCGGGGTCCCGTTTCGACAAGAGCAACGCCCGTGGTTCGTCGGAGGCTTCCTATCATCTGGTGTTGCTCTGCCAGAATCTCACCGGCTACCGCAATCTCTGCCACCTGGTCTCCGCCGCCTACCGCGAAGGTTTCTATTACAAACCACGTATCGACTGGGAACTGCTGAAAGAACGCAACGAGGGGTTGATCGCCCTGACCGCCTGCCTGGGGGGAGAAATCCCCACGCTGATCGGTATGAACCGCATGGAGGAAGCCGCCAAGAGGGCGCGGGCCATGGCGGATATCTTCGACGACAACCGGTTTTTTCTCGAACTGCAGGAAAACTTCCTGCCCGAGCAGGAGCCGGTCAACAAGGGGCTTATCCAGCTCTCTCAGGAACTCGAACTCCCCCTGGTGGCCACCAACGACTGCCACTATCTGACGCGTGAAGACGCCTACGCCCATGAGGTCCTGCTGTGCATCCAGACCGGCAAGACCATGGACGACCCCAACCGCATGCGTTTTTCCAACAACGAGTTTTATGTCAAGACGCCGGAGGAGATGACCCAGCTCTTCCGCCACGTGCCGGAGGCCATCAGCAACACGGTGGCTATCGCCGAGCGCTGCAATCTGGAACTCGACTTCAGCACCTACCACTTTCCTCAATATGAGAAACCCCAGGACAAAAGCCTGGACGAGGTGCTGGCCGAGGACTCCCGCAAGGGCCTTGACGAGCGTATTGCCGATATCCGCAAGATTCGTCCCGACTTCTCGGCGGAGGAGGAGCAAATCTATCGCGTGCGCCTGGAGCGGGAACTCGACTGCATCAAGCAGATGGGCTTCCCCGGCTATTTTCTCATCGTCGCCGACTTCATCAACTGGGCCAAGGATAACTCCATCCCCGTCGGACCCGGTCGTGGCAGCGCCGCCGGCAGCCTGGTGGCCTTCGCCATCCGTATCACTGACATTGACCCAATGCCCTATAACCTGCTGTTCGAGCGATTCCTCAATCCCGAACGGATCTCCATGCCGGATATCGACGTCGACTTCTGCATCTACGGCCGTGAAGACGTCATCAACTACGTGCGCCAAAAATATGGCGAAGAGAACGTGGCCCAGATCATCACCTTCGGCACCATGATGGCCAAGGGGGTGATTCGCGACGTCGGCCGCGCTCTGAACATGCCCTACGGCGACGTCGACCGCATCGCCAAGCTCATCCCCGGCGTGCTGAATATCACCCTGAAGGAGGCCCTGCAACAGGAGCCCAAGCTCAAGGAGCTGGTGGAAAAAGATCCCAAGATCAAGGAGCTTTTCACCATCGCCCTGGCTCTGGAAGGGTTGACGCGGCACGCCTCGACCCACGCCGCCGGCGTCGTGGTCACGCCCAAGCCGCTGCCCGAGTACCTGCCCCTGTACACCGATCCCAAATCGGGCGGGCAGGTGACCCAGTTCCCCATGAGCTACGTGGAGAAGATCGGTCTGGTCAAGTTCGACTTCCTCGGCCTCAAGACCCTCACCGTCATCGACAACGCCGTGCGGCTCATCCGCGAGGGCAAGGACCCCCAGTTCGACCTGCGCATCATCGGGGACGACGATCCCGACACCTACCGGCTGCTCTCCGCCGGGGAGACGACGGGGGTCTTCCAGCTCGAATCCTCGGGGATGAAGGAGCTGCTGGTCAAGCTCAAGCCCAACTGCTTTGAGGACGTCATCGCCATCTGCGCCCTCTATCGCCCCGGTCCGCTGGGCTCGGGGATGGTGGACGACTTCATCCAGCGCAAGCATGGACGCAAGGCCATCACCTACGACTTTCCCCAGTTGGAGGCGATCCTCAAGGATACCTACGGGGTTATCGTCTACCAGGAGCAGGTCATGCTCATCGCCCAGACCCTGGCCAACTACAGCCTCGGGGGCGCCGACCTGCTGCGGCGGGCCATGGGCAAAAAAAAGCCGGAGGAGATGGCCAAGCAGAAAGACCTCTTTCTCAAGGGCGCCAAGGAGAACAAACTCGATCCGAAGAAGGCGGAAGGGGTCTTCGACCTCATGGAAAAGTTCGCCGCCTATGGCTTCAACAAGTCGCACTCGGCGGCCTACGCCCTGGTGGCCTATCACACCGCCTATCTCAAGGCCCATTACCCCGTGGAGTTCATGGCGGCGCTGCTGACCGAGGACATGGAGAACACGGACAAGGTCATCAAGAACATCTCCGAGGTGCGCTCCATGGGCATCGAGGTGTTGCCGCCCGATATCAACGCCTCGGACCGCTCCTTCACCGTCCACGGTCGGTCCATTCGTTTCGGCCTCGGCGCCGTCAAGGGGGTCGGTACCTCGGCCCTGGAGTCCATCATCGAGGTGCGCCGCGAGGAGCCCTATACCTCCCTGCATGATTTCTGCGAGCGGGTCGATCTGCGCAAAGTCAACAAAAAGGTGGTCGAGGCCCTTATTCGCTGCGGTGCCTTCGACTCCCTGGGGGGCAAACGCGCCCAGTACATGACCGTGTTGGAAGAGGCCATGGACATCGGCCAGAAGGTGCAGCGAGAAAAGGCCATGGGCCAGGAATCCCTCTTTGGTGTCAACGAGATCGTCTCCCACAACGGCAACGGTTATGGCGAGCTGCCAGCCATGGACGAGTGGCCGGAGAAGGTGCTGCTGGGCTTCGAGAAAGAATCTCTGGGCTTCTACATCACCGGGCATCCTTTGGCCCGCCATGAAGACACGATCCGCCGTTTTGCCACCTGCGACACCTCCGGGTTGCAGGAGCGTCCCGACAAGTCGGAGGTCAGGGTCTGCGGCATCGTCGCCGGCCTGAAGGAGCTGACCACCAAGAAAGGGGACCGCATGGCCTTCGTGACCCTGGAGGATCTCGGCGGTTTCGTGGAAATGGTGGTCTTCCCCGAAACCTACGCGGCCTCCATGGACCTGCTGAAATCGGAGGAGCCGCTGCTGGTCAGTGGGACGCTGGATGTGGGGGAAGATACCTGCAAGCTGATGGCCAACGAGGTTGTTTCGCTGCGCGAGGTCAAGGAACGGCAGACGAAGAAGGTGCATTTTCGCGTCAGCAGCCCCGGCCTGGAGGAAAACCAGCTCCGTGCGTTGCGCGGTATTATGGAGCGGCATCGTGGCGAGTGCGAACCCTTGGTGCATCTGGTCATCCCCAATCGCAGTGAAACGACCATTCGCCCTGTCGAGCGCCTCAAGGTGGCGGCCAGCGACCAATTGATGGAGGAGGCCGAGAAGCTTTTCGGCTATAAAGTGGTGACCTTCGAGTAG
- a CDS encoding acetyl-CoA carboxylase carboxyltransferase subunit alpha, giving the protein MAMQFYLDFEKPLVDLEQKIRELRDYSTDKVDFSSDLKKLEKKAQKLREEIFSNLTRWQRTQLARHINRPFTLDYVQHIFTDWFEVHGDRNFRDDPALVCGFARFEGQPCAVIGHQKGRDTKEKVYRNFGMPNPEGYRKALRVMQMAEQFGLPIFTFVDTPGAFPGIGAEERGQAEAIARNLREMAALTVPVIVTITGEGGSGGALAIAVGNRVLMMEYSVYAVISPEGCAAILWSDGTKGPQAAEALKLTAADIAELGCVIDDVVEEPVGGGHNDHKATAENLRKYLKKHLDELNQLSPEELVEQRYQKFRAMSRVAE; this is encoded by the coding sequence GTGGCTATGCAATTCTACCTTGATTTTGAAAAGCCCCTTGTCGACCTGGAACAGAAGATCCGCGAGCTGCGTGATTACTCCACCGACAAGGTCGATTTTTCCAGCGACCTGAAAAAGCTGGAAAAAAAGGCCCAGAAACTGCGCGAAGAGATCTTTTCCAACCTGACCCGCTGGCAGCGCACGCAGCTGGCGCGGCATATCAACCGCCCCTTTACCCTCGACTATGTGCAGCATATTTTCACCGACTGGTTCGAGGTTCACGGCGATCGCAATTTCCGTGACGACCCGGCCCTGGTTTGCGGGTTTGCCCGTTTCGAGGGCCAGCCCTGCGCCGTCATCGGCCATCAGAAGGGGAGGGACACCAAGGAAAAGGTCTACCGCAACTTCGGCATGCCCAATCCCGAAGGTTACCGCAAGGCCCTGCGCGTCATGCAGATGGCGGAGCAGTTCGGTCTGCCGATCTTCACTTTCGTCGACACACCCGGGGCCTTTCCCGGTATCGGTGCCGAAGAGCGGGGCCAGGCCGAGGCCATTGCCCGCAACCTGAGAGAAATGGCGGCTTTGACCGTGCCGGTCATCGTCACCATTACCGGTGAAGGCGGTTCCGGCGGGGCGCTGGCCATCGCCGTCGGCAACCGGGTGCTGATGATGGAATATTCGGTTTACGCCGTTATCTCCCCCGAGGGCTGCGCCGCCATCCTGTGGAGTGATGGTACCAAGGGACCGCAGGCGGCCGAAGCGTTGAAACTGACAGCGGCGGACATCGCCGAACTCGGGTGCGTCATCGACGACGTCGTGGAAGAGCCTGTCGGCGGGGGGCACAACGATCACAAAGCCACCGCCGAGAATCTGAGGAAATATCTGAAGAAACACCTGGATGAACTTAACCAGCTTTCCCCGGAAGAGCTGGTAGAGCAGCGCTATCAGAAATTCCGTGCCATGAGCCGCGTGGCGGAATAG
- a CDS encoding septal ring lytic transglycosylase RlpA family protein, producing MSKKVFVVLGVLSLLAGCAGQPTYDTRVIDTPQTRELKGHQKPYTVNGERYDPLRSHHGFIEEGLASWYGKDFHGKKTSNGEIYDMYAMTAAHKTLPLGVYVRVHNKNNGRQTVVRVNDRGPFVKGRIIDLSFAAAKELEVVGPGTAPVRIEALGYQVTGSSGQVTYREPVSYAPASYAVQLGAFTQAENARRFAAELKNRYGVATVAESVVNGQLFYRVRVGRYASLPAAESAQRDFVAQGYGSGFIVAFD from the coding sequence ATGAGCAAAAAAGTCTTTGTTGTCTTGGGCGTTTTGTCGCTGTTAGCCGGCTGTGCCGGTCAGCCGACCTACGATACCCGCGTGATCGATACCCCGCAGACCCGTGAATTGAAGGGGCACCAGAAACCCTACACGGTTAACGGGGAAAGGTATGATCCGCTGCGTTCCCATCACGGTTTTATCGAGGAAGGGTTGGCCAGCTGGTACGGCAAGGATTTTCACGGCAAAAAGACCAGCAATGGCGAAATCTACGACATGTACGCCATGACCGCGGCTCACAAAACCCTGCCCCTGGGCGTCTACGTACGGGTCCACAACAAGAATAACGGCCGACAGACGGTGGTGCGGGTCAACGATCGCGGGCCCTTTGTCAAGGGCCGGATTATCGATCTCTCCTTTGCGGCCGCCAAAGAACTGGAAGTGGTAGGGCCGGGCACGGCGCCTGTTCGGATCGAGGCACTGGGTTACCAGGTGACGGGTTCATCCGGACAGGTGACGTACCGTGAGCCGGTGAGCTATGCCCCGGCGAGCTATGCTGTGCAGTTGGGAGCCTTTACCCAGGCGGAGAACGCCCGCCGGTTCGCTGCTGAGCTGAAAAACCGCTATGGGGTGGCAACGGTGGCCGAATCGGTGGTGAACGGACAACTCTTCTACCGGGTGCGGGTCGGCCGTTACGCATCCCTGCCGGCGGCGGAGTCGGCCCAGCGGGATTTTGTGGCCCAGGGATACGGCAGTGGATTTATCGTGGCGTTTGACTGA
- the tgt gene encoding tRNA guanosine(34) transglycosylase Tgt: MLQFELLAKDKQTAARRGRVTTPHGVIETPIFMPVGTHAALKAMTPAQVEETGAQIILSNTYHLHLKPGEGLVEKAGGLHTFMNWHKPILTDSGGFQVFSLPKKKITEDGVFFRHEYSGDEIFLGPKEAMAIENALGADIIMAFDECIPYPATHDYAARSIKKTLRWAEQCLQNHGRADQALFGIVQGSVYEDLRRECAKALTAMDFPGYAIGGVSVGEGLELLKKVVDYTAPFLPENKPRYLMGVGLPEDILESIERGMDMFDCVIPTRYARSATLFTSRGKIRLTNRRYRRDFYPVDRACDCYCCRNFTRAYLHHLYNANEILSAILAAIHNVRFYLTMVEGARKAIENGEYLDYKREFLGQYGFNEDEE; this comes from the coding sequence ATGCTGCAATTTGAGCTTCTGGCCAAGGACAAGCAGACGGCGGCCCGACGCGGCCGCGTCACCACCCCTCACGGCGTCATCGAGACGCCCATCTTTATGCCCGTGGGGACCCACGCCGCCCTCAAGGCCATGACCCCGGCCCAGGTCGAAGAGACCGGCGCCCAGATCATCCTGTCCAACACCTATCACCTGCACCTCAAGCCTGGCGAAGGCCTAGTGGAAAAAGCCGGCGGGCTGCACACCTTCATGAACTGGCACAAGCCCATTCTCACCGACAGCGGCGGCTTTCAGGTCTTTTCCCTGCCCAAGAAAAAAATTACCGAGGATGGCGTTTTCTTTCGCCATGAATATTCAGGTGATGAGATATTTCTGGGACCCAAAGAGGCCATGGCCATCGAGAATGCCCTTGGTGCCGACATCATCATGGCTTTCGACGAGTGCATCCCCTACCCGGCCACCCACGACTATGCCGCCAGATCCATCAAGAAGACCCTGCGCTGGGCCGAACAGTGCCTGCAGAACCACGGTCGCGCCGACCAGGCTCTCTTCGGCATTGTACAGGGGAGCGTCTATGAGGATCTACGCCGCGAGTGCGCCAAAGCCCTGACGGCCATGGATTTTCCCGGCTACGCCATTGGCGGCGTCAGTGTCGGCGAGGGGCTGGAACTGCTGAAAAAGGTCGTGGACTATACGGCTCCCTTTTTGCCGGAAAACAAGCCGCGCTACCTCATGGGGGTCGGTCTGCCCGAGGACATTCTGGAGAGCATCGAGCGGGGCATGGACATGTTCGACTGCGTCATTCCCACCCGCTACGCCCGCAGCGCCACCCTGTTCACCAGCCGAGGCAAGATACGCCTGACCAACCGCCGCTATCGTCGCGACTTCTATCCGGTGGACCGCGCCTGTGACTGCTACTGCTGCCGCAACTTCACCCGTGCCTACCTGCACCACCTGTATAACGCCAACGAAATTCTGTCAGCGATCCTGGCGGCCATCCACAATGTCCGCTTTTACCTGACCATGGTCGAAGGGGCCCGAAAAGCGATTGAAAATGGGGAATACCTCGATTACAAACGGGAATTCCTCGGCCAGTACGGATTTAACGAAGACGAGGAATAA
- the cas6 gene encoding CRISPR system precrRNA processing endoribonuclease RAMP protein Cas6: MFLPEIPAGLEKAEFARAVFVLEFQDPCDLTIAHLLRLRRELLQATAVLAALEGSAERFRQLFSPHVSADVQGRRRHQKPTPPFVLLPEETQASLYEAGDLLRLPVIFWGKGIAAMGDFLRALQELGRQGISRGEGSFEVIALETADPAGHFKKIWREGQPVELLCPAISSASWELDRHGGVPSHLTLQLLTPARLLSHGRPLFRPEFARLFPFVLRRVTSVLFSHCGVELETDPRELLAQASLVRESESTLRWEDWRTLEGQDHAIDLGGVVGTTTLAGAPLNHLAWVLRLGALMNIGKSASFGQGHYRLGE; the protein is encoded by the coding sequence ATGTTTCTACCGGAAATTCCCGCGGGATTGGAGAAGGCTGAATTCGCCCGGGCGGTATTTGTCCTGGAATTTCAGGACCCCTGCGATCTGACAATCGCCCATCTGCTTCGACTGCGTCGGGAACTTCTGCAGGCGACTGCCGTCCTTGCGGCCCTCGAGGGTTCGGCCGAACGTTTCCGTCAACTCTTTTCGCCTCATGTCAGCGCCGATGTTCAGGGGCGCCGCCGACACCAGAAACCCACTCCCCCTTTTGTCCTGCTGCCTGAGGAGACCCAGGCCTCTCTTTATGAGGCGGGTGACCTCCTGCGTCTGCCGGTGATTTTCTGGGGCAAGGGGATTGCGGCCATGGGGGATTTTCTGCGGGCGCTGCAGGAGTTGGGGCGGCAGGGGATCAGTCGGGGTGAGGGGAGTTTTGAGGTGATTGCCCTGGAGACGGCCGATCCGGCCGGCCACTTTAAAAAAATCTGGCGGGAGGGACAGCCGGTCGAACTCCTGTGTCCCGCTATTTCTTCGGCTTCCTGGGAGCTGGATCGTCATGGGGGGGTGCCGTCCCATCTCACCCTGCAATTGTTGACGCCGGCCCGGCTGCTTTCCCATGGGCGACCCCTGTTTCGGCCGGAGTTTGCCCGCCTCTTCCCTTTCGTGCTGCGGCGGGTGACCTCGGTACTCTTTTCCCACTGCGGCGTTGAACTTGAAACGGATCCCAGGGAACTGCTCGCTCAGGCCTCCCTGGTGCGAGAGTCCGAGTCCACCCTGCGCTGGGAGGATTGGCGTACGCTCGAAGGGCAGGACCATGCCATCGATCTCGGCGGCGTGGTCGGCACTACCACCCTGGCCGGCGCCCCTCTCAATCACCTTGCCTGGGTGTTGCGCCTCGGCGCCCTCATGAACATCGGCAAGAGTGCCTCCTTTGGGCAGGGTCACTACCGCCTGGGGGAGTGA
- a CDS encoding zf-TFIIB domain-containing protein, producing the protein MTDLWEERKKALENSYFYKHEKELIEKMRDEHREQLIRELCRNRCPKCGHEIVPMEFRGVPLDKCVKCGGVWLGPKDLQILAEKDHRTWFEHWFKSEEE; encoded by the coding sequence ATGACAGATCTGTGGGAAGAGCGAAAAAAAGCCCTGGAGAACAGTTATTTCTACAAACACGAAAAAGAATTGATCGAAAAGATGCGCGACGAGCATCGCGAACAGCTCATTCGGGAACTGTGCCGGAATCGCTGTCCCAAATGTGGTCATGAGATTGTTCCCATGGAATTTCGCGGTGTCCCGCTTGATAAGTGCGTAAAGTGCGGCGGTGTCTGGCTGGGTCCCAAAGACTTGCAGATTCTGGCCGAAAAGGACCATCGCACCTGGTTTGAACACTGGTTCAAGTCGGAAGAAGAATAA